Proteins co-encoded in one Gossypium arboreum isolate Shixiya-1 chromosome 11, ASM2569848v2, whole genome shotgun sequence genomic window:
- the LOC108481506 gene encoding L-type lectin-domain containing receptor kinase IX.1-like: MAGIVAGATFATLLIVGIFWWNCCYKLDDEISDVLFGDEFQNGMELRKFSLVQIAKMTNNFNGEKLGEGGFGVVYKGYLRDLDTYVAVKRISKASKQGIKEFASEVKIISRSRHKNLVKLIGQCHEKGELILVYELMANGSLDSHLFKGKTLLTWEVRFKIVQDLASALFYLHEEGDHCVLHRDIKASNIMLDSSFNAKLGDFGLARLVDHAKALQTTHLAGTMGYLAPECVSSGKASKESDVYSFGVVALEIACGRRSIEPKYEESQASLVAWVWDAYENQRLLDVADPKLCMNFDAKQMECLLMVGLWCVHPHQHLRPSIRQAIQVLNFEAPLPKLPSTRPTAAYDTQIISEIQASEPCFTGMSITVPR, translated from the coding sequence ATGGCTGGTATCGTGGCCGGTGCAACGTTTGCTACTTTGTTGATTGTAGGTATCTTTTGGTGGAATTGCTGTTATAAATTAGATGATGAAATATCCGATGTTCTCTTTGGCGATGAGTTCCAAAATGGAATGGAACTTAGGAAGTTTTCCTTGGTACAAATAGCTAAAATGACCAATAATTTCAACGGTGAAAAACTAGGAGAAGGAGGGTTTGGTGTAGTTTATAAAGGGTACTTAAGGGACTTGGATACTTATGTTGCTGTTAAACGGATTTCAAAGGCCTCTAAGCAAGGAATTAAGGAATTTGCATCTGAAGTGAAGATTATTAGCCGATCAAGGCACAAGAATCTTGTGAAGCTTATCGGTCAGTGTCATGAAAAAGGAGAACTTATACTTGTTTATGAGTTGATGGCTAATGGCAGCCTAGATTCCCATCTTTTTAAAGGTAAAACCTTATTGACCTGGGAAGTGAGATTTAAAATTGTGCAGGACCTGGCATCAGCACTATTCTATCTACATGAAGAAGGTGACCATTGCGTACTACACAGAGATATCAAAGCGAGCAACATTATGTTAGATTCTAGTTTCAATGCTAAACTTGGGGATTTCGGGCTTGCTAGGCTAGTGGATCATGCAAAAGCGTTACAAACCACCCATTTAGCTGGGACTATGGGCTATTTGGCACCTGAATGTGTTTCATCGGGAAAGGCTAGCAAGGAATCGGATGTTTACAGTTTTGGAGTTGTGGCATTGGAGATTGCATGCGGTAGAAGATCAATAGAGCCCAAATATGAAGAATCTCAAGCTTCGTTGGTAGCTTGGGTGTGGGACGCATATGAAAACCAACGGTTGCTTGATGTAGCTGACCCAAAACTATGTATGAACTTTGATGCTAAACAAATGGAATGCTTGCTGATGGTTGGACTATGGTGCGTCCATCCACACCAGCATTTAAGACCGTCGATAAGACAAGCAATTCAGGTTCTTAACTTTGAAGCACCATTGCCGAAGCTTCCAAGTACGAGGCCAACTGCCgcatatgatacacaaatcattTCTGAAATTCAAGCAAGTGAGCCATGTTTTACTGGTATGAGTATTACAGTCCCACGTTAA